A genomic window from Actinomycetaceae bacterium MB13-C1-2 includes:
- the gnpA gene encoding 1,3-beta-galactosyl-N-acetylhexosamine phosphorylase: MIENFPTNEGRLTLPIETGMDDQIKALMQRLKVDAVRNSDGTDLPDWINEGLAKVYSTYFPSRGDEEWAVSVPEQRVRQFLMSAPHTATSTEPLNFNVMEGYLPAQFTPDTNADRNLYWQVIDRTTGETLPSEAWSLEEAPALPMKSRADKVGAYPDDAASAIVTIQRPEPFHVYTADFLAKQVWDSTQIYNYLTNDWASDPGRLKDRTYDVAYSETWDHVREALKLWLKSHPEVDVVRFTTFFYHFTLAFDDNALEKYVDWFGYSAAVSIPALEDFAAEYGYHMTPEDFVDSGHYNTPLRVPTEKFKSWIDFTARRVATQATELVQITHDAGREAIMFLGDNWIGTEPYGPYFPSIGLDAVVGSVGSAATCRMISDVPGVKYTEGRFLPYFFPDVFNPEGDPVGEAVTSWTQARRAIVRKPLDRIGYGGYLSLAMQFPEFIDQMEAIADEFRSIHDNSAGELPANARPVIAILNSWGKLRTWQTYMVAHALWYKQIYSYLGVVESLAGLPLDVRFISFEEVVTSDGAVLDEVDVLINAGARDTAFSGGREWDSPRLQALIRTFVWNGGGFIGVGGPTARTTDEGSIFALEDVLGLDMEIAWTLSHTRHFEATDKPHFITADLTESMDTGEDPGDIVATGAGVQILELREGSVKLAVNQYGDGRAVYVAGLPYSAQNARLLFRSCLWAANAEDELDAVLITDNPEVEVAWYPGVNRAFVYNNANTTQHAVVRGAQKATRSVNIEIELPANDSKWLDL, translated from the coding sequence AATGAAGGCCTAGCAAAGGTCTACTCCACCTACTTCCCCTCACGCGGGGACGAGGAGTGGGCCGTCAGCGTGCCCGAGCAACGGGTTCGTCAGTTCCTTATGTCGGCACCGCATACCGCGACCTCCACCGAGCCCTTGAACTTCAACGTCATGGAAGGGTACCTGCCCGCCCAGTTCACCCCGGACACCAACGCCGATCGCAACCTCTACTGGCAGGTCATCGACCGCACCACTGGTGAGACTCTCCCGTCCGAAGCGTGGTCTCTTGAGGAAGCCCCCGCCCTCCCCATGAAAAGCCGCGCCGATAAGGTCGGGGCCTACCCTGATGACGCGGCTTCTGCCATTGTCACCATCCAGCGTCCAGAACCTTTCCACGTCTATACCGCTGACTTCCTCGCCAAGCAGGTATGGGACAGTACCCAGATCTACAACTACCTAACAAACGACTGGGCAAGTGACCCGGGTCGGCTCAAGGACCGCACGTACGACGTTGCTTACTCCGAAACCTGGGATCACGTTCGTGAAGCATTGAAACTCTGGCTCAAATCTCATCCCGAGGTTGATGTCGTCCGCTTCACCACTTTCTTCTACCACTTCACTCTTGCCTTCGATGACAACGCGCTAGAAAAGTACGTGGACTGGTTCGGCTACTCCGCCGCCGTCTCCATCCCTGCGCTTGAGGACTTCGCCGCCGAGTATGGCTATCACATGACGCCGGAAGATTTCGTTGACTCCGGCCACTACAACACTCCGCTTCGGGTCCCCACTGAGAAGTTCAAGTCCTGGATCGACTTCACCGCCCGGCGCGTCGCTACCCAGGCCACCGAACTTGTCCAAATCACCCACGACGCCGGCCGCGAAGCAATCATGTTCCTCGGCGACAACTGGATCGGGACAGAGCCGTACGGGCCGTACTTCCCCAGCATTGGCCTGGACGCAGTCGTAGGGTCGGTTGGCTCCGCCGCCACCTGCCGGATGATCTCCGACGTCCCCGGGGTCAAGTACACCGAAGGTCGCTTTCTTCCTTACTTCTTCCCAGACGTCTTCAATCCGGAGGGCGACCCGGTCGGGGAGGCCGTCACCTCTTGGACCCAGGCTCGCCGCGCCATCGTCCGTAAACCACTGGATCGCATTGGCTACGGGGGCTATCTTTCCCTCGCCATGCAGTTTCCAGAGTTCATTGACCAGATGGAAGCAATCGCTGACGAGTTCCGCTCCATTCACGACAACTCCGCAGGTGAGCTACCCGCCAACGCCCGTCCCGTTATTGCCATTTTGAACTCCTGGGGCAAACTCCGCACCTGGCAGACCTACATGGTTGCTCACGCGCTCTGGTATAAGCAGATTTACAGCTATCTCGGCGTTGTCGAGTCCCTGGCCGGACTGCCCCTTGATGTTCGTTTTATTTCGTTCGAGGAGGTGGTCACCAGTGACGGGGCCGTTTTGGACGAGGTGGACGTGCTCATCAACGCTGGCGCCCGCGACACCGCTTTCTCGGGCGGGCGTGAGTGGGACAGCCCACGCCTCCAAGCCCTGATTCGCACCTTTGTCTGGAACGGTGGCGGCTTCATTGGGGTCGGGGGACCAACCGCCCGCACCACCGACGAAGGTTCAATCTTCGCTCTTGAGGATGTGCTCGGTTTGGACATGGAGATCGCCTGGACGCTTTCCCACACTCGACACTTTGAGGCGACCGACAAGCCGCACTTCATTACTGCCGACCTCACTGAGTCGATGGACACCGGCGAAGATCCCGGCGACATCGTGGCGACCGGAGCCGGCGTGCAGATCCTCGAACTGCGTGAGGGTTCCGTGAAGCTTGCCGTGAACCAGTACGGCGACGGTCGCGCGGTATACGTGGCGGGCCTTCCGTACTCGGCACAGAACGCGCGCCTCCTCTTTCGCTCCTGCCTCTGGGCGGCGAATGCAGAGGACGAACTCGATGCGGTCCTGATCACCGACAATCCCGAGGTTGAGGTCGCCTGGTACCCGGGCGTGAACCGCGCCTTCGTGTACAACAACGCGAACACGACCCAGCACGCCGTAGTACGGGGAGCACAGAAGGCAACCCGTAGCGTCAACATCGAGATAGAGCTACCCGCAAACGATAGTAAGTGGCTAGATCTCTAG
- the gluQRS gene encoding tRNA glutamyl-Q(34) synthetase GluQRS, which produces MSAGRYAPSPTGDLHLGNLRTALLAWLWARSTNRDFYLRLEDLDRGRARDPQSQIDDLRAIGIDWDGPIVTQSERTDLYEDALATLTRQGQVFECFCSRKDIREAASAAHTPPSAYPGTCYLLSEKERELRRSEMASRGLRPALRLLPRRNPDSELLSVWHPGSPSNLQSDRATTRRKNTAKSPLSDWQTRRGEPGAGRTGMAWTILDELHGEYTGLVESVVLQRGDGAFAYNLAVVVDDLAMGVDQVVRGDDLLESAPTQAYLAQQLGGWQPNYVHVPLVLGPTGVRLAKRDGAVTLRELWEAGFSTEEVLLALAQSINPEASTAEELLADFNPGEVPRTPCRFEPPLSLEPCLEAHRPSSSQHS; this is translated from the coding sequence GTGAGTGCCGGACGATATGCCCCTTCCCCGACAGGTGACTTACACCTGGGCAATTTGCGGACGGCGCTACTCGCGTGGCTTTGGGCGCGATCGACTAACCGTGACTTTTACCTCCGTCTTGAGGACCTGGACCGCGGACGCGCCCGCGACCCGCAATCTCAGATCGACGACCTGCGTGCTATCGGCATCGACTGGGATGGTCCGATAGTTACCCAGAGTGAGCGCACGGATTTGTACGAGGATGCCCTCGCCACGCTCACTCGCCAAGGTCAGGTGTTCGAGTGCTTCTGCTCGCGGAAGGATATCCGCGAGGCCGCTTCCGCAGCCCACACTCCGCCGTCGGCGTATCCCGGAACCTGCTACTTACTTTCGGAGAAGGAGAGGGAGCTAAGGCGTTCCGAAATGGCCTCGCGAGGACTGAGGCCGGCCTTACGTCTTCTTCCTCGTCGGAATCCCGACTCAGAGCTCCTTTCGGTGTGGCACCCCGGATCTCCCTCCAATCTCCAATCAGATAGGGCGACGACACGCCGCAAAAACACGGCGAAATCGCCCCTATCTGATTGGCAAACCAGAAGGGGAGAGCCAGGGGCGGGGCGTACAGGGATGGCTTGGACCATCCTTGATGAGCTTCACGGTGAGTACACCGGGCTGGTTGAGAGCGTTGTCTTGCAGCGAGGCGACGGAGCATTCGCATACAACTTGGCAGTCGTCGTGGACGACCTCGCGATGGGCGTGGATCAGGTTGTCCGGGGAGACGATCTACTTGAGTCCGCTCCGACCCAGGCGTACTTGGCGCAGCAACTCGGGGGATGGCAACCAAACTATGTGCACGTCCCCCTCGTTCTGGGACCTACTGGGGTGCGACTGGCCAAGCGCGACGGGGCAGTCACATTGCGGGAACTATGGGAAGCAGGATTCTCGACGGAGGAGGTTCTTCTTGCCCTTGCCCAGTCGATTAACCCGGAGGCGTCCACGGCAGAGGAACTACTCGCCGACTTCAACCCTGGCGAAGTTCCGAGAACCCCGTGCAGATTTGAACCCCCACTCTCGCTAGAGCCGTGTCTCGAAGCGCATAGGCCAAGCTCCTCACAGCACTCCTAG
- a CDS encoding ATP-binding cassette domain-containing protein, with amino-acid sequence MIDLQDVRKVYPIAGGSPVVALDDVTLHVEAGSIHGIVGQSGAGKSTLIRCLTALEQPTSGTITVDGIDLTALSGAGLREARRNIGMVFQKPNLLESRTAAANIEYPMQLASKKDRAGERAKELLELVGLGDRGDSYPTQLSGGQQQRVGIARAMATNPPVLLCDEPTSALDAGSTRQIMTLLEQLRDKFGVTVVVITHEMGVVRDICDSVTLLQHGEVVQTGALETILAEVDSQLAEELVPRPNVEGVELGPAQTLLDASFTSSPGVPTGAAVLNLVASVGADVAAGRFESIGKQQVGRLALAVPSYHARAIAGQLMKSGVRVREWK; translated from the coding sequence TTGATCGACCTGCAGGATGTCCGCAAGGTCTACCCGATTGCGGGCGGTAGCCCCGTGGTAGCCCTTGACGACGTGACCCTGCATGTCGAAGCCGGATCAATCCATGGAATAGTCGGTCAGTCTGGTGCTGGAAAGTCGACCCTAATCCGCTGCCTTACCGCCCTTGAACAACCGACCTCTGGAACCATCACTGTTGATGGAATTGACCTAACCGCGCTGAGCGGGGCCGGTTTGCGCGAGGCTCGCCGAAACATTGGAATGGTCTTCCAAAAACCGAATCTACTTGAGTCCCGCACCGCTGCGGCGAACATCGAATACCCGATGCAACTGGCGAGCAAAAAGGACCGCGCTGGCGAACGGGCCAAGGAACTCCTGGAGTTGGTAGGTCTCGGAGACCGGGGTGATTCCTATCCAACCCAGCTCTCAGGCGGCCAACAACAGCGAGTCGGCATCGCCCGTGCAATGGCGACAAACCCACCGGTACTCCTTTGTGACGAGCCGACTTCGGCGCTCGATGCCGGTTCGACCCGCCAGATCATGACTTTACTTGAGCAACTTCGTGACAAGTTCGGTGTGACCGTCGTGGTGATTACACACGAGATGGGCGTGGTCCGCGATATCTGCGACTCGGTCACCTTGTTGCAACATGGCGAGGTCGTACAAACTGGCGCTCTGGAGACCATCCTTGCTGAGGTGGATTCACAGTTAGCCGAGGAACTCGTTCCTCGCCCCAACGTTGAAGGCGTGGAACTCGGCCCGGCACAAACTCTCCTGGATGCAAGTTTCACCTCATCTCCGGGAGTCCCAACGGGAGCTGCCGTCCTGAATTTAGTTGCGTCGGTTGGTGCCGACGTCGCCGCGGGACGGTTTGAGTCAATCGGTAAACAGCAGGTCGGACGACTGGCGCTCGCAGTGCCCAGTTATCACGCTCGCGCTATCGCCGGACAGCTAATGAAGTCCGGCGTCCGGGTTAGGGAGTGGAAATGA
- a CDS encoding methionine ABC transporter permease encodes MIFTDLALRVATHPTIVAFASNPDEQWFSNPVIQKKFWPAVGETLGMVGISTLVTVLLGLPLGLLLASSAQDGIKPRRTLNQVSGAIVNVFRSFPFMILMIALIPFTRLIMGSALGWKAMVVPLVVGAVPFFARLVETNVSSVEPGKIEAAQMMGASNTQIEWGVQVRESLPGIVQSITLLFITLIGYSAMAGAIGGGGLGALAINYGYNQWMNDVMIITVIAIMLIVQVAQMMGDMTSRLVNHR; translated from the coding sequence ATGATATTCACTGACCTAGCGCTTCGAGTCGCGACGCATCCGACCATTGTCGCGTTCGCCTCAAACCCTGACGAGCAGTGGTTTAGCAACCCCGTAATTCAAAAGAAGTTCTGGCCCGCAGTTGGTGAAACTCTGGGCATGGTTGGGATCTCTACTCTGGTCACCGTACTCCTTGGGCTTCCTCTCGGCCTACTCCTAGCATCTTCCGCACAGGACGGCATCAAACCGAGACGCACTCTGAACCAGGTGAGCGGGGCAATTGTCAACGTGTTCCGGTCGTTCCCCTTCATGATCTTGATGATTGCGCTGATTCCATTCACTCGACTAATCATGGGTTCGGCACTCGGTTGGAAGGCGATGGTAGTTCCCCTAGTCGTCGGTGCGGTTCCGTTCTTTGCGCGGCTGGTTGAAACGAACGTCAGCTCCGTGGAGCCCGGAAAGATCGAGGCCGCACAGATGATGGGGGCATCGAACACCCAAATTGAATGGGGTGTCCAAGTACGTGAGTCGTTGCCCGGAATCGTTCAATCGATAACCTTGCTTTTTATTACCCTAATCGGGTACTCAGCCATGGCCGGTGCGATCGGTGGCGGGGGCCTGGGGGCACTGGCTATCAACTACGGATACAACCAGTGGATGAATGACGTAATGATCATAACCGTCATCGCAATCATGCTGATTGTCCAAGTCGCACAGATGATGGGCGACATGACCAGCCGGCTGGTGAATCACCGCTAA
- a CDS encoding MetQ/NlpA family ABC transporter substrate-binding protein: MRAVRKIAAASVVAAFALAGCSSGGNTTESTEETTESGAAQTESGADLTTVVVGASPSPHGKILQFVQDNLAADNGLNIEIVEYTDYVEPNKALAAGQLDANWFQHIPYLEEHTAQEGWTFEHGEGTHLEPLGLFSEKYDAVSEKTEGASIGIINDPTNQARALKLLADEGFVELPASGDVNAATVTLLNGTKLVEVDGPALVRNLQDLDFAVINGNFAQEGGLTLDQAVALESTEGNPYVNVVAWLPGSDNEEAVKKLDALLHSAEVQQYIEETWPDKSVIPAK, encoded by the coding sequence ATGCGTGCAGTACGCAAAATCGCGGCAGCATCCGTCGTAGCGGCCTTCGCCCTAGCCGGCTGCTCTAGCGGAGGAAACACCACGGAATCCACCGAAGAAACAACTGAGAGTGGCGCCGCCCAAACAGAGAGCGGGGCTGACCTAACAACGGTGGTCGTCGGCGCTTCTCCCTCTCCTCACGGGAAGATCCTCCAATTCGTGCAGGACAACCTCGCAGCTGACAACGGACTGAACATCGAGATCGTCGAGTACACCGACTACGTGGAGCCCAACAAGGCGCTTGCGGCCGGGCAGCTTGATGCCAACTGGTTCCAGCACATCCCCTATCTTGAGGAACACACCGCTCAGGAAGGGTGGACCTTCGAGCACGGCGAGGGCACTCACCTAGAGCCTCTCGGCCTGTTTTCCGAGAAGTATGATGCGGTCTCAGAAAAGACCGAGGGCGCTTCAATCGGCATTATCAACGATCCGACCAATCAGGCTCGCGCTCTGAAGCTTTTGGCAGACGAGGGGTTCGTTGAGCTTCCCGCTTCCGGCGATGTTAATGCCGCGACAGTGACCCTATTGAACGGCACCAAGCTAGTTGAGGTCGATGGGCCCGCCCTGGTCCGCAACCTGCAAGATCTCGACTTTGCCGTAATCAATGGCAACTTTGCTCAGGAGGGTGGCTTGACTCTGGATCAGGCTGTTGCCCTTGAAAGCACCGAAGGCAACCCATACGTGAACGTTGTCGCGTGGCTTCCCGGTTCGGACAATGAAGAGGCAGTCAAGAAGCTTGATGCGCTACTTCACTCAGCCGAGGTTCAGCAGTACATCGAAGAAACCTGGCCGGACAAGTCGGTAATCCCAGCTAAGTAG
- a CDS encoding IS256 family transposase, translated as MDLIDKNSEATNRLAKELEDSGALADLFARIDSGEVELTGDGGLIPALIKTALERGLEAEMTSHLGYAAGDRESKEAVGAANSRNGSYPKSVATEVGPIEVSIPRDRDGSFTPRLVPKGSRRLGGLDDMIISLYAGGMTIREIQWHLSQTIGTDLSHETISNITDAVLEAVLEWQKRPLDEFYPVMYLDAIRVKVRDGSHVRSKAAHIAIGVDMDGVKHVLGIWVQNNEGASFWASVCSNLRNRGVADVLIVCCDGLTGLPEAVEATWPETIVQTCVVHLIRASMRFVNYQDRKKVSAALRPIYTAVDADAAAEALSAFAKSDLGAKNPATVSTWQSAWDRFTPFLEFPPELRRVIYTTNAIESLNYQLRKISKNRGQFPNDEAAVKLLWLGICNIEDKRAAERQRDKGKRGKDRKASGRLIQGHVTTNWKQALAQLAVAYPDRVNPHIY; from the coding sequence ATCGATTTGATTGATAAGAACAGTGAGGCAACAAATCGTTTAGCGAAAGAGCTTGAGGATTCTGGGGCTCTGGCTGATTTGTTTGCCCGCATTGATAGCGGTGAAGTGGAACTAACAGGCGATGGCGGTCTCATTCCCGCACTGATCAAGACTGCTTTGGAACGCGGTTTAGAAGCGGAGATGACCTCGCATTTGGGTTACGCTGCGGGCGATCGGGAATCTAAGGAAGCCGTAGGGGCTGCGAACTCAAGGAATGGCTCATACCCTAAGTCAGTTGCCACCGAGGTAGGCCCGATTGAGGTCTCGATACCAAGGGACCGGGATGGTTCTTTCACCCCGCGCCTGGTCCCGAAAGGATCGCGGCGTCTGGGAGGCCTAGATGACATGATCATCAGCCTTTATGCGGGGGGAATGACGATAAGGGAAATCCAGTGGCACCTGAGCCAGACCATTGGCACTGACTTATCCCACGAGACGATCTCGAACATCACTGACGCCGTGTTAGAGGCCGTCCTGGAATGGCAAAAACGGCCCCTGGATGAGTTCTACCCCGTCATGTATCTAGACGCGATCCGCGTGAAAGTCAGGGATGGATCTCATGTGCGTTCTAAAGCCGCTCATATCGCCATTGGCGTTGACATGGACGGTGTCAAACACGTCCTGGGGATCTGGGTTCAAAACAACGAAGGCGCTAGTTTCTGGGCCTCGGTGTGCTCTAATCTGCGTAACCGCGGCGTAGCCGATGTCCTCATTGTTTGTTGTGATGGGCTCACCGGCCTGCCCGAAGCCGTGGAAGCTACCTGGCCTGAAACCATAGTCCAGACCTGCGTGGTGCACCTGATTCGCGCCTCGATGCGGTTCGTGAACTACCAAGACCGTAAAAAGGTCTCCGCAGCGCTTAGACCCATTTACACGGCCGTTGATGCCGACGCCGCGGCCGAAGCACTCAGCGCTTTCGCGAAGAGCGATCTGGGGGCAAAGAACCCCGCGACGGTGAGTACTTGGCAGTCAGCGTGGGACCGGTTCACCCCGTTCCTGGAGTTCCCCCCAGAGCTACGCCGCGTCATTTACACGACCAACGCGATCGAGTCACTGAACTACCAGCTACGCAAAATCAGTAAGAACCGCGGCCAGTTCCCAAACGATGAAGCGGCAGTGAAACTGCTATGGCTTGGGATCTGCAACATCGAAGACAAAAGAGCGGCCGAAAGACAACGAGATAAAGGAAAGAGAGGTAAAGACCGAAAAGCATCAGGAAGACTAATCCAAGGACATGTAACCACCAACTGGAAACAAGCCCTAGCCCAACTCGCAGTCGCCTACCCCGACCGCGTCAACCCCCACATTTACTAA
- a CDS encoding KUP/HAK/KT family potassium transporter, which produces MTYTSSLEIDGPTSSVKGHTAAVLPLIVGAIGVVFGDIGTSPLYTLRVAIGSNGDHEFSQDSLFGIISMITWCLIIIVTLTYVGTILRADNHGEGGILSLAAMMRSKMGRNWRYTPVVVAVSILGASLFLGDSMITPAISVMSAAEGLRVISPGFEQWIVPVSLVLLTVLFAVQRRGTGGLGAVFGPVMVVWFVVLAIMGVSWIVRNPEVLLALSPTYAVSFIILHPWMAFLALGASVLAVTGAEALYADLGHFGRRPIAMAWLFLVFPALVINYLGQGALLMERPEAIANPLFNMVPSGAVFPLVILATAATIIASQAVITGAFSIVRQAVRLSFLPRLRIVQTSPSNGGRIYIPLVNLVIYIVVFILVTQFGSSDALASAYGIAVTGTFLLELTLFLMYAKHVWKWSALRTTAMLLASGLLELALFVANLPKIITGGWLPLLIAVCIATVMFTWNRGSQIMFSKRRQMEGSLQSFAEEVRKKKIQRVPGVAIYPQGGLDTCPLALRESVKFNHVLHEHVVVVTVKHVDIPHVPDVDRIEIHDLGWKSDGIVQIVYNVGFNDPQDVQEAVQIAVGRTKELDFSPQAVTYVLSVYRIGACQIVCVWGLVNVGVDAVGVGDCELG; this is translated from the coding sequence GTGACTTACACGTCCTCACTTGAGATCGATGGACCCACTTCATCGGTCAAGGGGCACACGGCGGCCGTACTTCCGCTGATTGTGGGTGCAATCGGAGTCGTCTTTGGCGATATCGGCACCAGCCCCCTGTACACACTTCGCGTCGCCATCGGGTCGAACGGCGATCACGAGTTCAGCCAAGATTCTCTGTTTGGCATTATCTCCATGATCACGTGGTGCCTGATCATTATTGTCACGTTGACTTACGTTGGAACCATCCTTCGAGCTGACAACCACGGGGAGGGCGGGATACTCTCACTCGCAGCGATGATGCGGAGCAAGATGGGTCGCAACTGGCGCTACACTCCCGTAGTCGTTGCGGTTTCGATTCTTGGAGCATCGCTCTTTCTTGGTGACTCAATGATTACTCCGGCGATCTCAGTAATGTCGGCAGCTGAGGGACTACGGGTTATTAGTCCTGGCTTCGAGCAGTGGATTGTTCCCGTTTCGCTTGTTTTGCTTACCGTGCTATTCGCCGTGCAGCGCCGGGGAACCGGTGGCCTTGGCGCCGTGTTTGGTCCGGTGATGGTTGTCTGGTTCGTGGTGTTGGCAATCATGGGTGTCTCATGGATCGTGCGCAACCCTGAGGTCCTGCTGGCCCTCAGTCCAACCTATGCGGTCTCATTCATTATCTTGCACCCGTGGATGGCATTTCTGGCGCTTGGAGCATCGGTCCTCGCGGTTACGGGAGCCGAGGCGCTTTACGCGGATCTTGGGCATTTTGGACGCAGACCAATAGCAATGGCGTGGTTGTTCCTAGTCTTTCCAGCGTTGGTGATCAATTACTTGGGGCAGGGTGCTCTGCTAATGGAACGTCCTGAAGCCATAGCGAATCCGCTCTTCAACATGGTTCCAAGTGGGGCGGTCTTTCCCCTCGTAATCCTCGCGACAGCAGCAACGATCATCGCTTCTCAGGCGGTCATTACAGGTGCGTTCTCGATTGTCAGGCAGGCAGTTCGCCTGTCGTTCTTGCCGCGGCTGAGGATTGTCCAGACCTCTCCATCGAACGGCGGACGCATCTACATACCCCTTGTAAACCTCGTCATCTACATCGTGGTGTTCATCTTGGTCACGCAGTTCGGATCATCGGATGCACTCGCCTCGGCCTACGGCATAGCCGTAACGGGAACGTTTCTGCTTGAACTGACTTTGTTCCTCATGTATGCAAAGCACGTGTGGAAATGGAGTGCTCTGAGAACTACCGCGATGTTGTTGGCTAGCGGACTTCTTGAACTCGCCTTATTCGTGGCGAATTTGCCAAAGATAATCACAGGCGGGTGGCTACCGCTACTCATCGCCGTGTGCATCGCCACGGTAATGTTCACGTGGAATCGTGGCTCCCAGATTATGTTCTCGAAGCGGCGGCAGATGGAGGGATCGCTCCAATCGTTTGCGGAAGAGGTTCGTAAGAAGAAAATCCAGCGCGTTCCGGGCGTAGCCATCTATCCGCAGGGAGGCTTAGACACCTGTCCGTTGGCGCTCAGGGAATCAGTGAAGTTCAATCACGTACTACATGAACACGTTGTGGTTGTCACGGTAAAACATGTCGATATCCCCCATGTTCCGGATGTGGATCGAATAGAGATTCACGACCTAGGGTGGAAGAGCGACGGCATCGTTCAAATCGTTTACAACGTGGGGTTCAACGATCCGCAGGATGTGCAGGAGGCTGTTCAGATTGCCGTGGGACGGACGAAGGAACTGGACTTTAGCCCGCAGGCTGTTACCTACGTTCTCTCGGTCTATCGAATTGGAGCTTGTCAAATAGTTTGTGTTTGGGGGTTAGTAAATGTGGGGGTTGACGCGGTCGGGGTAGGCGACTGCGAGTTGGGCTAG
- a CDS encoding transketolase C-terminal domain-containing protein: MKLDCPPQYVDPRSTFGKEISELAERFPALVVVSTDSGKSSGFQSFASAQPDRYFEVGIAEQAATGVCAGLATTGLTPVLCAIAPFVTSRNFEFFRNDVGYMHQNVKIVGRNGGFTYSELGSTHHSLEDYALIGSIPGVVILAPADAGELRAACAAMLKWDGPVYMRIGAEKIPDFGNENEFVIGRGRRITSGNDLTVVTTGYTTNYVRSAVALLIEEGASIDLIHMPTVSPFDRDIVLESAIKTGRVVSVEEHYAFGGLGTRTAELVAGVGVARWSGLSVSQKNQPSSTYADLLAQNSLDVDGISTYLRDVLEAS, translated from the coding sequence ATGAAACTAGATTGTCCACCCCAGTACGTTGATCCCCGAAGCACCTTTGGAAAGGAGATATCGGAGCTAGCCGAGCGATTCCCGGCGCTCGTCGTCGTGTCAACTGATTCAGGGAAGAGTTCCGGTTTTCAGAGCTTTGCATCAGCGCAACCCGACAGGTATTTCGAGGTTGGTATCGCAGAGCAAGCGGCGACAGGAGTCTGCGCAGGGCTTGCAACCACGGGATTAACACCGGTGCTCTGCGCTATTGCTCCTTTTGTAACGAGCCGGAACTTTGAGTTTTTCCGCAACGATGTCGGATACATGCACCAGAACGTGAAGATTGTCGGGCGTAATGGCGGCTTTACATACTCCGAACTTGGGTCGACCCACCATTCACTTGAGGACTATGCACTCATCGGTTCTATTCCCGGAGTCGTGATCTTGGCACCGGCAGATGCGGGAGAGCTACGTGCCGCATGCGCCGCAATGCTGAAGTGGGACGGGCCAGTTTACATGCGTATCGGTGCGGAAAAGATTCCTGACTTCGGTAATGAGAACGAATTCGTGATCGGTAGGGGGCGACGCATCACGTCGGGCAACGACCTCACTGTTGTCACAACCGGATACACGACCAACTACGTGCGCTCTGCGGTTGCTCTTCTGATAGAAGAGGGTGCGAGTATTGACCTGATTCATATGCCAACTGTTTCTCCGTTTGACCGGGATATAGTGCTGGAATCGGCTATCAAGACCGGTCGGGTCGTGTCCGTCGAGGAACACTATGCCTTTGGAGGATTGGGGACAAGAACGGCGGAGCTTGTCGCTGGAGTCGGGGTTGCTAGATGGAGCGGACTCTCCGTCTCCCAGAAGAATCAACCATCCAGTACATATGCTGACCTCCTAGCTCAAAACTCGCTCGATGTAGATGGAATCTCGACGTATCTCAGAGACGTCCTGGAGGCTAGCTAA